A genomic segment from Pelagicoccus enzymogenes encodes:
- a CDS encoding S8 family serine peptidase: MMKSVVKLALAPLAIFSIAAIVLWCSQSRRSPSAGAEREAAQQESDVPRETPGPAEVARDAQVLEEASSTIPTPSLLPPGDWSGATVLSERLEAAGLGSERYSLRHRIVEDEGFPFPIRITDRIAVEESGEPRKLAELSAYAANQIILHSGSPISEGDIEDIANSLGWTYLKSEGTPYMAVLESSTADLDTVTEALAAVSLSDSSIEAEPNHIFYASLVPNDPRFESGLQWGLDHVEDVDIDAPEGWEIRRESPSITVAILDTGIRLDHEDLKANLWTNSGDSTRNGIDDDKNGYVDDTHGFNALDPLSVPDDDHGHGTHIAGIVGAAGNNAKGMSGVAWSINLMPIKALNANGKGTAQALAAGIDYAVANGAQIINMSWGANSFSGVIESSIGRAEEAGVIVVAAAGNESSETPAYPSRSELPNVVSVGAVGSSGELSWFSNFHPSLVDVLAPGQHIFSTWSSAPDAYIRQDGTSMATAFASGSMALFLEEYPDDDYTLQIQRLVSTCQKWEGLAQYCASGGIVNLRDGLLADEVTFPPVVTQTSARYAEAYEGESVSFSVSARSDSPITYRWYEGDELLSESSSTLSLESILPSQRGEYRLEISNAEATTTVLYNLEVFPRMDDIEQALGSGIKVYASHEDHWRLVSEEGLQLISSGNLSQDKQQFLEFRVPVAGLLYLTARKNHIEEAATNTTLIGPNGFDVFLGAGWETLRSITEQGGFTARITHRAVYPETALPQDSLQLQIPEFFESDKLPPLIVGDMYSRSVALGKGLELTVWSTQENLTYQWFKNGQAIEGATSRILKIDAVTESDGGDYYVVATNLYDSTRSKTATIEIDTSPQRPSSQIEGSSYLLVKAGDPINLSMKVFGALPIEHQWYKNGVLIPRAETNVLRLGAASLAHSGEYELVLTNELGSATGYRPKYTVQVYEEIFPPRFPPVPFDEEHYSFPIGSTMGFEVPQAEGSPQLTYQWYKDGEAIENEAISNAHLFSKADVGWEDAGTYYAEASNGLGNNQSHRIVVSVTPVLIEAIDAPSETIVGETFTGAEDAYVNFQTAESWDGEDALELYSKRSRESLTLGSKEYDRVLKFRWKLNADSDAVFEAYLGNRYGSDFLFESHESGRWVEQQFFIPAEHTLRLRLDPGALPAKAWLDNLEEVRSPVVLRDIHFTPPAVGKNVSLEASFFRNGATYQWYKDNQPISGQTESVLTIGSFSQANSGNYKLVATNAHGEASTSAVYVGLDSLASIAPSPLKLSYDGSPNPKVSLEKTSPTEDEHHLRIENSSPGDLDTSLGWSLSSQVTGPAVLEMDYDFSSTNAHIEVGDAEMWIPTGFRFERQVFIPAGTHTLSISTSDSYQSNVGKIYSLKLRSGPLAKMRLNEELHYNEQYVPFATYAGAEPLTVSWYKDGALLKKVSNLISGESYPFERDSGIADRGDYYIEVEDSLGNKSTSDTVHYALGSYMREVLDSSSGGLNLSDSEPATYHYDTDIKTKGSASLRIDGPFGDGNPYSLRLTTSAYYARLKIRTRGFSEGGYIHYSLDGETISIPANGEWTDILVGPGVSVTLPESTEQSSVWIDDLRDERKGMFITHPQNTATYIGARIELKAHAREGNIYFLGLRWFKDGKEIPSQGAHLLIDPVTEQDLGVYHAEATSPNGEVIASETATVSLLESGLAEAIGFPGARITTIGPKPWQVDFSRSLEGPSSIVSGSLETGETSTIVIDVDPPSIWSIYSYLSSLERVNDEPQANRWMTHHSRRFGPTNTQRIELSVSEFEENGGPLNRSLRLDRARVIRLPELSYENWLRSKATESTSPPSESRFEPLGDVDGDGISNWMEFVLGLEPTEASTLPAWNVSEVTAQSPTASIRFLSARSREYSISYEISYDLAEWFPVRPELQTQSVDDHYDETIATLPFLSETYPYFIRWRIHRLGEEDRGITTLFE; the protein is encoded by the coding sequence ATGATGAAATCCGTCGTCAAGCTTGCCCTGGCTCCCCTCGCGATCTTTTCAATCGCGGCAATCGTCCTCTGGTGCTCTCAATCGCGTCGATCCCCTTCGGCGGGTGCGGAGCGGGAAGCGGCTCAGCAGGAGTCGGATGTGCCGCGAGAAACGCCTGGGCCAGCCGAGGTGGCGCGCGACGCCCAGGTGTTGGAAGAAGCTAGTTCAACAATCCCAACGCCGTCCCTTTTGCCTCCTGGAGATTGGAGTGGGGCGACTGTGCTATCTGAGAGGTTGGAGGCGGCCGGTCTTGGTTCGGAGCGTTATTCGCTGCGTCACAGGATTGTTGAGGACGAAGGGTTCCCGTTTCCCATCCGCATCACGGACAGGATCGCGGTCGAAGAATCCGGAGAGCCGCGCAAGCTGGCTGAACTATCTGCGTATGCCGCAAATCAGATAATCCTTCATTCGGGTTCCCCCATCAGCGAAGGGGACATTGAAGATATCGCGAACTCGCTGGGTTGGACTTACCTGAAAAGTGAGGGCACTCCTTACATGGCGGTTCTAGAATCCTCTACCGCGGATTTGGATACCGTGACCGAAGCCCTTGCTGCCGTCTCATTGTCTGATTCTTCAATTGAAGCAGAGCCGAACCATATTTTCTACGCATCTCTCGTGCCCAATGATCCCAGGTTTGAGTCTGGGCTTCAATGGGGCCTCGACCATGTTGAAGACGTAGATATCGACGCTCCGGAGGGATGGGAAATTAGGCGTGAGTCACCCTCTATAACTGTGGCCATTCTCGACACGGGCATCCGCCTAGATCATGAGGACCTGAAGGCCAATCTCTGGACCAATAGCGGCGACTCGACCCGTAACGGGATCGACGATGACAAGAACGGATATGTGGACGATACCCACGGCTTCAATGCGCTGGATCCTCTTTCGGTACCGGATGACGACCATGGACACGGCACGCACATCGCCGGAATCGTCGGAGCGGCGGGGAACAATGCAAAAGGGATGTCGGGAGTCGCTTGGTCCATCAATCTCATGCCGATCAAGGCCCTGAACGCAAACGGCAAAGGTACTGCCCAAGCGCTTGCAGCAGGTATCGATTACGCTGTGGCAAATGGAGCTCAGATCATAAACATGAGCTGGGGCGCGAACAGTTTTAGCGGAGTTATCGAGAGCTCTATTGGGCGAGCCGAGGAAGCTGGGGTCATTGTTGTAGCGGCAGCCGGTAATGAATCTAGCGAGACTCCGGCTTACCCGAGTCGTTCCGAGTTGCCCAACGTAGTATCTGTAGGAGCGGTGGGCAGCTCTGGGGAACTCTCGTGGTTTTCGAATTTTCACCCGAGTCTCGTAGATGTCTTGGCGCCTGGACAGCATATCTTCTCGACTTGGTCCAGTGCCCCTGACGCGTACATTAGACAGGACGGCACATCGATGGCCACAGCATTCGCGTCCGGATCGATGGCCCTCTTTCTCGAAGAGTATCCGGACGATGACTACACCCTGCAGATCCAAAGACTTGTTTCGACCTGCCAGAAATGGGAAGGTCTCGCTCAATATTGCGCATCGGGTGGCATCGTGAACCTGAGAGATGGCTTGCTTGCGGATGAGGTAACGTTTCCGCCTGTCGTCACTCAAACATCAGCTCGGTACGCTGAAGCGTACGAGGGAGAGTCGGTAAGCTTTTCCGTCTCCGCCCGGAGTGATTCCCCGATCACTTACAGGTGGTATGAAGGAGATGAATTGCTCTCCGAAAGCTCGTCGACACTCAGCTTGGAGTCAATCCTCCCTAGTCAGCGAGGCGAGTACCGCTTGGAAATCAGTAATGCGGAAGCGACAACGACCGTCCTCTATAACTTGGAAGTCTTTCCTCGGATGGACGATATCGAACAAGCTCTGGGAAGCGGCATCAAGGTTTACGCCAGTCACGAAGACCATTGGAGACTTGTATCCGAGGAAGGCCTACAGCTGATCTCAAGCGGAAACCTATCCCAAGACAAACAACAGTTTCTTGAATTTAGGGTGCCGGTAGCGGGCCTGCTCTATCTGACGGCACGCAAGAACCACATCGAAGAAGCAGCTACCAATACGACGTTAATTGGACCGAACGGATTTGATGTGTTCTTGGGAGCAGGCTGGGAAACGCTTAGATCTATCACCGAACAAGGCGGCTTTACCGCTCGTATCACCCACCGTGCCGTTTATCCGGAGACAGCCCTGCCTCAAGATTCGCTACAGCTTCAGATCCCCGAGTTTTTCGAAAGCGACAAACTCCCTCCCCTGATTGTAGGAGACATGTACTCTCGATCAGTTGCGCTGGGGAAAGGCCTGGAGCTCACCGTTTGGTCGACGCAAGAGAACCTAACCTACCAATGGTTCAAGAACGGCCAAGCCATCGAGGGGGCGACCAGCCGCATATTGAAGATCGATGCGGTCACGGAAAGCGATGGCGGAGACTATTACGTCGTAGCGACTAATCTCTACGACAGCACTCGCAGCAAAACTGCAACGATCGAAATCGATACCTCGCCTCAGAGGCCTTCGTCGCAAATCGAGGGAAGCTCTTACCTTCTTGTCAAAGCTGGTGATCCGATCAATCTGTCGATGAAAGTCTTCGGAGCGCTCCCCATCGAACACCAGTGGTATAAGAACGGTGTGTTGATTCCCAGAGCCGAAACCAATGTATTACGCCTAGGTGCGGCGAGCCTCGCTCACTCGGGGGAGTATGAACTTGTCCTCACCAACGAACTAGGATCAGCCACTGGATACCGGCCAAAGTACACCGTACAGGTTTACGAAGAAATATTCCCGCCAAGGTTCCCACCTGTACCGTTCGATGAGGAGCACTATTCCTTTCCAATTGGTTCGACGATGGGATTTGAAGTTCCTCAAGCCGAAGGCTCGCCTCAGTTGACCTACCAATGGTACAAGGACGGAGAGGCCATCGAAAATGAAGCCATTTCAAATGCTCATTTGTTTTCCAAAGCAGATGTAGGCTGGGAGGACGCTGGCACATATTACGCTGAGGCAAGCAACGGTCTCGGCAACAATCAAAGCCACAGGATCGTGGTGAGCGTGACTCCTGTCTTAATCGAGGCAATAGACGCTCCGAGCGAGACGATTGTCGGCGAAACCTTCACGGGCGCTGAAGACGCGTACGTGAATTTCCAGACGGCGGAAAGTTGGGATGGAGAAGACGCCCTTGAGTTGTATTCGAAGCGTAGCCGTGAGTCACTCACGCTCGGTAGCAAAGAGTACGACCGAGTTCTGAAGTTCCGCTGGAAGTTGAACGCAGACTCGGATGCCGTATTTGAGGCGTATCTAGGAAATAGATACGGCTCCGATTTCCTATTCGAGTCGCATGAAAGCGGGCGCTGGGTGGAGCAACAATTCTTCATCCCTGCGGAACACACTCTACGGTTGCGGCTCGACCCTGGAGCGCTTCCAGCAAAGGCGTGGCTGGATAACTTAGAAGAGGTTCGCTCTCCCGTTGTGTTGAGAGATATTCACTTCACTCCCCCTGCGGTTGGGAAAAACGTGTCTCTCGAAGCGTCGTTTTTCCGGAACGGGGCCACCTACCAATGGTACAAGGACAATCAGCCCATCAGTGGCCAAACAGAATCCGTATTGACGATTGGATCATTCTCCCAGGCGAACTCGGGGAACTACAAGCTCGTTGCCACAAACGCGCATGGTGAAGCGAGCACTTCAGCGGTTTATGTTGGTCTGGATTCATTAGCGAGCATCGCTCCCTCCCCGCTCAAGCTTAGCTACGACGGAAGTCCGAATCCCAAAGTGAGCTTGGAAAAAACAAGTCCGACAGAGGATGAACATCATTTGCGAATCGAGAATAGTAGCCCAGGTGATTTGGATACATCGCTGGGCTGGAGTTTAAGCTCACAAGTCACCGGACCGGCAGTTCTGGAAATGGACTACGATTTTTCGAGCACGAATGCCCATATAGAGGTGGGTGACGCCGAAATGTGGATACCGACGGGGTTTCGCTTCGAAAGGCAAGTTTTCATTCCTGCCGGCACCCACACGCTTTCAATATCCACTTCGGACTCGTACCAGTCTAACGTAGGCAAGATCTACTCGCTCAAGCTACGCAGCGGTCCTCTGGCGAAGATGCGCTTGAACGAGGAACTCCACTACAATGAGCAGTATGTTCCCTTCGCGACCTATGCAGGGGCTGAGCCGCTCACCGTATCATGGTATAAGGACGGGGCGCTCCTAAAGAAAGTATCGAACCTTATTTCGGGTGAGTCTTATCCCTTCGAGCGGGATTCAGGTATCGCCGACAGGGGAGATTACTATATCGAAGTCGAAGATTCGCTTGGCAACAAGTCAACCTCCGATACGGTCCACTATGCCCTAGGCTCCTACATGCGGGAGGTTCTCGATTCGTCCAGTGGCGGACTTAACCTCAGCGACAGTGAACCCGCTACTTATCATTACGATACCGACATCAAGACCAAAGGAAGCGCCTCCCTGAGGATCGACGGCCCGTTCGGCGATGGAAACCCATACTCATTACGGCTTACTACTAGCGCTTATTATGCTCGACTGAAAATCCGAACGAGAGGGTTTTCAGAGGGCGGCTACATTCACTATAGTCTCGATGGTGAAACCATATCTATTCCCGCCAATGGCGAGTGGACGGATATTTTGGTCGGTCCCGGCGTTTCTGTAACGCTACCGGAATCGACAGAGCAAAGCAGCGTCTGGATAGACGACCTTCGAGACGAGAGAAAGGGAATGTTCATCACTCACCCGCAAAATACCGCTACCTACATCGGCGCCAGAATCGAACTCAAGGCTCATGCGAGGGAGGGCAATATTTACTTTCTGGGGTTGCGTTGGTTTAAGGACGGCAAGGAGATTCCCTCTCAGGGCGCCCATCTCCTGATCGACCCGGTGACTGAGCAGGACCTAGGCGTGTATCATGCCGAAGCCACATCTCCAAACGGAGAGGTCATCGCCAGCGAAACTGCGACCGTGTCGCTGCTCGAGAGCGGACTCGCGGAAGCGATCGGTTTCCCCGGAGCCCGCATTACGACAATCGGCCCCAAGCCTTGGCAGGTCGACTTCAGCCGCTCGCTCGAGGGGCCGAGTTCCATCGTATCCGGAAGCTTGGAGACAGGCGAAACATCGACGATCGTCATCGATGTGGACCCACCTTCGATTTGGAGCATTTATTCCTACCTTTCGAGCCTTGAACGAGTAAACGATGAGCCTCAGGCAAACCGTTGGATGACGCATCACTCGCGTCGTTTCGGCCCGACCAACACGCAGAGGATCGAATTATCGGTATCTGAATTTGAAGAAAATGGCGGACCACTGAATCGCAGCTTGCGCCTCGACCGAGCCCGCGTCATCCGCCTGCCGGAACTCAGCTACGAGAATTGGCTACGTTCGAAAGCGACTGAATCGACCTCACCACCGTCCGAATCTCGTTTTGAGCCCCTGGGCGACGTGGACGGGGATGGCATTTCGAATTGGATGGAGTTTGTGCTCGGGCTCGAACCAACGGAGGCAAGCACCCTTCCCGCCTGGAATGTATCCGAAGTTACAGCACAATCGCCCACGGCAAGCATTCGATTCCTATCTGCCCGTTCGCGCGAGTACTCCATTTCTTACGAAATCAGTTACGACTTGGCGGAGTGGTTCCCCGTTCGCCCAGAACTGCAGACGCAGAGCGTTGACGATCACTACGACGAAACGATCGCGACACTTCCTTTTCTTTCAGAAACCTACCCCTACTTCATCCGCTGGAGAATTCATCGACTGGGCGAAGAGGATCGAGGAATCACGACGCTTTTCGAGTAA
- a CDS encoding NYN domain-containing protein — protein sequence MIEKASDNIALLIDADNAPAAKINFIIAELASYGSVSIRRAYGNWKKPTLAGWEKVLHEYAIQPIQHFDIVKGKNASDMALLIEAMDILYTKNVETFCLVSSDCDFTPLVLRLRADGKQVIGFGDAKTPDPFVASCTRFLYLDDEKKAKVKQRDKTSSTQKLKGDTKLMNLLRNAVNASSDDDGWARLGPVGNHIQNQGSFDSRNYGFSKLSELFAAIDSFETKKQKNGTGTIFSVRLKGK from the coding sequence ATGATAGAAAAAGCAAGCGATAACATAGCCCTGCTCATCGATGCCGACAATGCGCCGGCCGCTAAGATCAACTTCATCATCGCCGAACTGGCCAGCTACGGCAGCGTCAGCATCCGCCGGGCTTACGGAAACTGGAAGAAGCCCACGCTCGCCGGCTGGGAAAAGGTGCTGCACGAGTACGCGATCCAACCCATCCAGCACTTCGATATCGTGAAGGGCAAGAACGCATCCGACATGGCCCTGCTCATCGAAGCCATGGACATTCTCTACACCAAGAACGTCGAAACCTTCTGTCTCGTCTCCTCCGATTGCGATTTCACCCCGCTCGTCCTGCGCCTGAGAGCCGACGGCAAGCAAGTCATCGGCTTCGGCGACGCCAAGACTCCCGACCCCTTCGTGGCCAGCTGCACCCGCTTCCTCTACCTCGACGACGAAAAGAAGGCCAAGGTGAAGCAACGCGACAAGACCAGCTCCACCCAGAAGCTCAAGGGGGATACCAAGCTCATGAACTTGCTGCGCAACGCCGTGAACGCCAGTTCGGATGACGACGGCTGGGCTCGTCTCGGCCCCGTGGGCAACCACATCCAAAACCAAGGCTCCTTCGACTCCCGCAACTACGGTTTCTCCAAGCTCAGCGAACTCTTCGCCGCCATCGACAGCTTCGAAACCAAGAAGCAGAAAAACGGCACCGGAACCATCTTCTCGGTACGGCTGAAGGGGAAGTAA
- a CDS encoding SWIM zinc finger family protein, whose product MNFEYKYHGSSSVNNSGSKTGLSFAPDTHREPTFFVGTLDKSLPFREAISTLHDVVVSDLNWKPEDKEEYKRWAKSQEDIWIAQALAEGKEAEKKIDAIQARINAMNTERTAILSPFYKAQRRYFNYLYKVNRDWWFVLDPVITVHPDQLFFECFSQDESSYGKLSISYDVFKNIDSFACGTTNIDYSDALYQEFQKIRSYKETDFKIDPSGFEISTEKEEDFKEMKIDLPDSWVRGFLQVSSAMTLPATQFDLHPMDMHNICALLIRNKEKVGPRSLRFILKPGEPIRVSVDPWNYVIKCPRSIFKGEHEDEIRIWGRRRLLILQRLLPITKRFRVTLLGKGMPSFYEADMGNMTFTLGLSGWTANDWSKLGNFDLMAPRAEVDPSTVQLVYDRLRETWFEEADTLARRANLDRETVLGALSILTQAGRVILDLTTGTYRVRELAKDPLPLSTLRFSNEREERAYQLVATGKTTVTVTEREGKRHMSGQTVFNNRKHKPQLVIDSDERIISGSCTCNFAQQNGLRKGPCEHMIAIRIADQRKQ is encoded by the coding sequence ATGAACTTCGAATACAAGTACCACGGTAGCTCTAGCGTTAATAACTCAGGCTCCAAGACCGGGCTTTCCTTTGCTCCCGATACCCACCGCGAACCAACCTTCTTCGTCGGAACTCTTGATAAAAGTCTCCCTTTTCGCGAAGCGATATCAACGCTTCACGACGTGGTGGTCTCCGATCTAAATTGGAAACCGGAGGACAAGGAAGAGTACAAGCGTTGGGCCAAGAGCCAAGAGGACATTTGGATTGCCCAAGCCTTGGCAGAAGGCAAGGAGGCGGAGAAGAAGATCGATGCAATTCAGGCACGTATCAATGCGATGAATACTGAGCGGACTGCCATCCTAAGTCCGTTCTACAAAGCCCAACGCCGATATTTCAATTACCTCTACAAGGTGAACCGTGACTGGTGGTTCGTGCTCGACCCAGTGATCACCGTGCACCCTGACCAACTGTTTTTCGAGTGCTTTAGCCAAGACGAATCCAGCTACGGAAAGCTCTCGATTAGCTATGATGTGTTCAAGAATATAGACAGTTTCGCTTGCGGCACGACTAACATAGATTACTCGGACGCCCTCTATCAGGAGTTTCAGAAGATTCGCAGCTACAAGGAAACCGACTTCAAGATCGATCCGAGCGGTTTCGAAATCAGCACCGAAAAGGAGGAAGACTTCAAGGAAATGAAAATCGACCTTCCTGACAGCTGGGTGCGCGGCTTTCTTCAGGTGAGTTCGGCCATGACCTTGCCGGCGACTCAGTTCGACTTGCATCCCATGGATATGCACAACATCTGCGCCCTGCTTATCCGCAACAAAGAGAAGGTTGGGCCGCGGTCGCTCCGATTTATTCTAAAACCAGGAGAGCCGATCCGGGTCAGTGTCGACCCATGGAATTACGTGATCAAGTGCCCGCGTTCAATCTTCAAGGGCGAGCACGAAGACGAAATTCGCATCTGGGGCCGCCGTCGTCTGCTGATTCTTCAGCGCCTCCTCCCAATTACCAAACGTTTTCGTGTCACCCTGCTTGGCAAGGGCATGCCTTCATTCTACGAAGCGGATATGGGGAACATGACCTTCACGCTCGGCTTATCTGGCTGGACGGCAAACGATTGGTCGAAGCTTGGAAATTTCGACCTGATGGCCCCGCGAGCGGAAGTCGACCCAAGCACAGTACAGCTCGTTTACGATCGTCTACGGGAAACTTGGTTCGAAGAAGCCGATACACTCGCCCGCCGCGCGAATCTCGATCGCGAGACTGTCTTAGGCGCACTGTCGATTCTCACCCAAGCGGGCCGAGTGATTCTTGACCTAACGACCGGAACCTACCGCGTTCGCGAGCTGGCAAAAGACCCACTGCCGCTTTCGACGCTGCGCTTCTCCAACGAGCGGGAAGAACGGGCATATCAACTCGTCGCTACTGGCAAAACCACCGTAACCGTTACGGAACGCGAAGGAAAACGGCACATGAGTGGGCAGACTGTATTCAATAACCGAAAGCACAAACCGCAGCTGGTTATCGATTCCGACGAACGCATTATTTCCGGTAGCTGCACCTGTAACTTCGCCCAACAGAACGGGCTAAGGAAAGGACCGTGTGAACACATGATCGCTATCCGCATCGCCGACCAGCGAAAGCAGTAA
- a CDS encoding reverse transcriptase family protein codes for MNQSQPATRQELYERIRESSKNEVIRSEMERLGFWNPNAPEPKVADDWLKEYDRLTKELRELRGKQERMNNRDTLLADIRKKRMAESRERQKETKLRRERERIEKAERWKKLKEEDILYLGEDVSTQLNKKEPRPDLLAERQLPNFVNAKALAASMEVPIGELKFLAYNRKVSKVSHYKRFFMKKKSGGQRLISAPMPRLKRLQYWILHSILYKIPVHECVHGFVPDRSIKTNAAPHVGQDVVVNIDLKDFFPTVSQSRVQGLFNALGYSNQISTIFSLLCTEPEVQQAKLDGESWFIHQGERHLPQGAPTSPAITNLICYRLDCRIKGATDKLGFNYTRYADDITLSASGEAVSDICRLIWQVRKIIEEEGFNFHPDKFRVMRKGRRQEVTGLVVNETLSINRNTLRRFRALLHQIEKSGIEGKSWQGNSVNLLNSIQGYADFVAMVRPEKGQLLQARVKAIRMVQKHKRRAKPEAKPKIPAPLVPINKANELSHAGSDQTPKSSSGPKPFWKKLLFWLD; via the coding sequence ATGAATCAATCACAACCCGCCACGCGCCAAGAGCTATACGAGCGCATCCGAGAAAGCTCGAAAAACGAGGTCATCCGTTCGGAGATGGAACGTCTCGGCTTCTGGAACCCGAACGCGCCGGAACCTAAAGTCGCTGACGATTGGCTCAAGGAATACGACCGGCTAACGAAGGAGCTGAGAGAGCTTCGCGGAAAGCAGGAGCGGATGAACAATCGCGATACCCTGTTGGCCGACATTCGAAAGAAGCGGATGGCTGAATCCCGAGAACGCCAAAAGGAAACCAAGCTACGCCGTGAGCGGGAACGAATAGAGAAAGCCGAACGCTGGAAAAAACTCAAAGAGGAAGATATCCTCTATCTCGGCGAAGACGTATCCACTCAGCTCAACAAAAAGGAGCCACGTCCTGATCTGCTCGCCGAGCGCCAACTTCCAAACTTTGTGAATGCCAAGGCCCTCGCGGCCTCCATGGAGGTTCCCATAGGCGAGCTCAAGTTCCTCGCCTACAACCGGAAGGTGTCCAAGGTTTCCCACTACAAGCGATTCTTCATGAAGAAGAAATCCGGCGGGCAGCGGTTGATTTCAGCGCCCATGCCTCGACTCAAGCGTCTTCAGTACTGGATTCTGCACAGCATCCTATACAAGATTCCCGTGCACGAGTGCGTTCACGGATTCGTGCCTGATCGATCGATCAAAACGAACGCCGCACCACACGTTGGACAAGACGTTGTCGTTAACATTGATCTCAAGGACTTCTTCCCCACGGTAAGCCAATCACGCGTACAAGGACTCTTCAACGCGCTCGGTTACTCCAATCAGATTTCTACGATTTTCTCGCTGCTCTGCACCGAACCTGAAGTGCAACAAGCTAAGCTCGACGGAGAAAGCTGGTTCATCCACCAGGGTGAACGCCACCTGCCGCAAGGAGCTCCTACTAGCCCAGCCATCACCAACCTGATCTGCTATCGGCTGGACTGCCGTATCAAAGGGGCAACCGATAAGCTCGGCTTTAACTACACTCGCTATGCTGACGACATCACCCTGTCTGCCTCAGGCGAAGCCGTATCCGATATTTGTAGACTGATCTGGCAGGTACGAAAGATCATCGAGGAAGAAGGGTTCAACTTCCACCCCGACAAATTCCGCGTAATGCGCAAGGGCCGTCGCCAGGAAGTCACAGGATTGGTAGTAAACGAAACGCTCAGTATCAATCGTAATACTCTGCGCAGGTTTAGAGCCTTGCTTCATCAAATAGAAAAGAGCGGAATCGAAGGTAAGTCCTGGCAAGGCAACAGCGTAAACTTGCTGAACTCAATCCAAGGCTATGCGGACTTTGTCGCCATGGTTAGGCCTGAAAAAGGCCAGCTGCTACAAGCTAGGGTAAAAGCGATTCGAATGGTTCAAAAACACAAGCGCCGCGCAAAGCCTGAAGCTAAGCCAAAGATCCCTGCTCCGTTAGTTCCAATCAATAAAGCGAATGAGCTCTCTCATGCTGGTTCTGATCAGACGCCGAAATCGTCTTCTGGGCCAAAGCCCTTCTGGAAAAAGCTGCTCTTCTGGCTGGATTGA
- a CDS encoding Hcp family type VI secretion system effector, whose product MATFLLAVAAFVPASHAALTGYLKIPDIPGESQRAEHEDEIDIHGISWGVEAQAADDGSGRTRARAEVSAITLKKYYDASSPYLFLSAAQGKSFDEITITFIRSNPDSGSFPYLTITLSNCVVTNYQVTGGTSVDDKQSEEVSLSFETINIKYVVQADDHSAGDEHEIEYDIAAGV is encoded by the coding sequence TTGGCCACGTTCCTACTGGCAGTAGCCGCTTTCGTCCCTGCGAGCCATGCAGCGTTGACGGGTTACCTTAAGATACCGGACATCCCTGGAGAGTCTCAACGTGCGGAACACGAGGACGAGATCGACATTCATGGAATCTCCTGGGGCGTGGAGGCCCAAGCTGCGGACGATGGCAGTGGACGGACACGGGCCCGGGCGGAGGTCAGCGCCATCACCCTGAAAAAGTATTACGACGCTTCCTCGCCCTACCTTTTCCTCTCTGCTGCTCAGGGAAAGTCGTTTGATGAAATCACCATAACCTTTATTCGTTCCAACCCCGACAGCGGGAGCTTCCCCTACCTTACGATCACCTTGAGCAATTGCGTCGTCACGAATTACCAAGTCACGGGCGGGACAAGCGTGGACGACAAGCAGTCCGAGGAAGTTAGCCTATCGTTCGAGACGATTAATATCAAATACGTGGTCCAAGCGGACGACCACTCTGCAGGGGACGAACATGAAATCGAATACGACATCGCTGCGGGAGTGTAG